One Candidatus Eisenbacteria bacterium DNA segment encodes these proteins:
- a CDS encoding glycosyltransferase yields the protein MCELSVLVPVRDARAWLPASLRSLWRQSFRDFEVVAVDDGSRDGSAEWLDREAGRETRLRVIHTPARGLPTALATAFAAARADVIARHDADDVSHRERFTLQRAAFRADPALDVLGTRLRLFPDSQVGAGMRRWRSWHDALLTHEAMEREALIDSPLAHGTLMARRAALERAGGWIERGWAEDVDLWLRLFRDGARFAKLPRVLYGWRRHAASATHRDPRYRPAAYRALRLAALRSGFLAHRRDVMLVAVGATLEHWRRSLEEDGCRVSTRSFGRPSAAALATLSPPLVLAFGARPARERWRAALVKHGWNELSQFIFTG from the coding sequence ATGTGCGAACTCTCGGTACTCGTGCCGGTGCGCGACGCGCGCGCGTGGCTGCCGGCTTCACTTCGGTCGCTGTGGCGTCAGAGCTTCCGCGACTTCGAAGTGGTCGCGGTCGACGACGGTTCGCGCGACGGCAGCGCGGAATGGCTCGATCGCGAAGCCGGGCGCGAAACGCGGCTACGGGTCATTCATACTCCGGCGCGTGGCCTGCCCACCGCACTCGCAACCGCATTCGCCGCCGCGCGAGCCGATGTCATCGCGCGGCACGATGCCGACGACGTCTCGCATCGCGAGCGCTTCACACTCCAGCGCGCGGCCTTCCGAGCCGATCCGGCGCTGGACGTGCTGGGAACCCGCCTGCGCCTGTTTCCCGATTCTCAGGTTGGCGCCGGCATGCGCCGGTGGCGGAGCTGGCACGATGCCCTGCTGACCCACGAAGCAATGGAACGCGAAGCCTTGATCGATAGTCCGCTCGCCCACGGCACGCTCATGGCACGCCGGGCGGCACTCGAACGCGCGGGCGGCTGGATCGAACGGGGCTGGGCGGAAGACGTGGACCTGTGGCTGCGGCTGTTCCGCGACGGAGCGCGCTTCGCAAAGCTTCCGCGCGTGCTGTACGGGTGGCGACGGCACGCCGCGAGCGCCACACACCGCGATCCTCGCTACCGCCCGGCGGCCTACCGGGCACTGCGGCTCGCGGCGCTGCGTTCCGGGTTTCTCGCGCACCGACGCGACGTCATGCTGGTCGCGGTCGGCGCGACGCTCGAACACTGGCGCCGCTCGCTCGAGGAGGACGGGTGTCGAGTCTCGACTCGGTCGTTCGGCCGACCGAGCGCTGCCGCGCTCGCGACGCTCTCTCCCCCATTGGTGCTCGCCTTCGGCGCGCGACCGGCTCGCGAACGCTGGCGGGCGGCGCTCGTGAAACACGGATGGAACGAGCTATCGCAATTCATATTTACCGGATAG
- a CDS encoding NAD(P)/FAD-dependent oxidoreductase, with protein sequence MPHMAGRRLVIVGGGFAGLDVARAISRSRAAREYWDTVLVDKENFFQFNPLLPAVAVGAVETRHIVYPLREMARHRHVRFYKNKVTSIDLERRTLHLHNDLELPFDALVLAPGSVSNDYGIPGVGANTLPFKTLFDAMTLRARVVELFEMAEQAETVSQRTRLLSILVIGGGVTGVEVAAELTEMATETLLPRYPNLLRSQVSVTLVEGGDRLVRAARPEHSRYVTRHLVKRGVRLRLDARVQRVEPHAVVLTNGEVLEAFTILWTAGVRPPDFVAALPYQKAKDGRVLVDEQLRAVRHDGTPDPHVYVLGDCAASPRVDGSFQPALSQTAVAMGTHVGKRLVAEAEGRELGPFDFRDKGYIISLGKHSSVLELFGVPLSGRLAWLAWAGAYLIKMVGFRKQIEVGLDHLMHFVFEHDTSQIMSRSQILSDEELNLSLDSDAPARQSAARTRAS encoded by the coding sequence GTGCCGCACATGGCGGGTCGTCGGCTGGTGATCGTGGGGGGTGGCTTCGCGGGACTCGACGTGGCGCGCGCGATCAGTCGTTCGCGTGCCGCGCGCGAGTACTGGGATACCGTTCTGGTCGACAAGGAGAACTTCTTCCAGTTCAATCCGCTGCTGCCGGCGGTCGCGGTCGGGGCGGTCGAGACGCGCCACATCGTCTATCCGCTGCGCGAGATGGCCCGGCATCGCCACGTGCGCTTCTACAAGAACAAGGTCACCTCGATCGATCTCGAGCGTCGCACGCTTCACTTGCACAACGACCTCGAACTGCCGTTCGACGCACTGGTCCTGGCGCCCGGAAGTGTTTCGAACGACTACGGCATTCCGGGCGTGGGTGCGAACACGCTTCCGTTCAAGACGCTGTTCGACGCGATGACGCTGCGTGCCCGCGTGGTCGAGCTGTTCGAGATGGCCGAGCAGGCTGAGACCGTCTCGCAACGGACGCGGTTGCTCTCGATCCTGGTGATCGGCGGCGGCGTCACCGGCGTCGAAGTCGCGGCTGAACTGACCGAGATGGCGACCGAAACGCTGTTGCCGCGCTATCCGAACCTGCTGCGCTCGCAGGTTTCGGTCACGCTGGTCGAGGGCGGCGACCGCCTGGTGCGGGCCGCACGTCCCGAGCACTCACGCTATGTGACGCGTCACCTCGTGAAGCGTGGCGTGCGGCTGCGCCTCGATGCGCGGGTGCAGCGAGTCGAGCCGCACGCGGTGGTGCTCACCAACGGCGAGGTCCTCGAGGCATTCACAATCCTGTGGACGGCGGGCGTTCGCCCGCCCGATTTCGTCGCCGCGCTGCCCTATCAGAAGGCGAAGGACGGTCGGGTGCTCGTGGACGAGCAGCTGCGCGCGGTGCGCCACGACGGCACGCCGGACCCCCACGTCTACGTGCTGGGCGATTGTGCCGCGTCGCCGCGAGTCGACGGCAGCTTTCAACCCGCGCTGTCTCAGACCGCGGTCGCGATGGGGACGCACGTGGGCAAGCGACTGGTGGCCGAGGCCGAGGGCCGCGAGCTCGGACCCTTCGATTTTCGAGACAAGGGCTACATCATCTCGCTCGGCAAGCACAGCTCGGTGCTCGAGCTGTTCGGAGTGCCGCTGTCCGGTCGGCTGGCGTGGCTCGCGTGGGCCGGCGCCTACCTGATCAAGATGGTGGGATTTCGCAAGCAGATTGAGGTCGGGCTCGACCACCTCATGCATTTTGTATTCGAACACGATACCTCTCAGATCATGAGCCGCAGCCAGATCCTGAGCGATGAGGAACTGAATCTGTCACTCGACTCCGATGCGCCCGCGCGCCAGTCTGCGGCACGCACGCGCGCGTCCTGA
- a CDS encoding class II fumarate hydratase: protein MSSETPKFRIEKDSLGEMKVPAAALWGPQTQRAVENFPISGQPLPGEFIRALGLIKAAAARVNAELGLLAPSLAAAIEATALEVAEGRWTSEFPIDVFQTGSGTSTNMNANEVIAHLASRTSGLEIHPNDHVNFGQSSNDVIPTALHVSAVRAIERELLPALERLRVALDEKARAWDGVLKTGRTHLMDATPIRLGQEFSGYASQIEHGIVRVRATLPDLRELAIGGTAVGTGINTHREFGWRMARELSRMAGTEFEEARNHFEAQGAQDGAAWASGALNSVAASLMKIANDIRLMNSGPRCGISEITLPAVQPGSSIMPGKVNPVICEAVIMVGAQVMGNHVACTVGAQWGQLDLNTMLPMMARNLLESVELLARSCDVLAEKAVRDMVANVETCAGYIEISPSMATALNPLIGYDRAAEIAKRSFKERRPVRELAGEMTTLTKDEITHALDPRRQTEPGLEMGGGAGG, encoded by the coding sequence ATGTCATCCGAAACTCCGAAGTTTCGAATCGAGAAGGACAGTCTCGGCGAGATGAAGGTCCCGGCCGCGGCTCTGTGGGGACCGCAGACCCAGCGCGCGGTCGAGAACTTTCCGATCTCGGGCCAGCCGCTGCCGGGCGAGTTCATTCGCGCACTCGGGCTGATCAAGGCAGCGGCGGCGCGCGTCAACGCCGAGCTCGGCCTGCTGGCTCCGTCACTCGCCGCCGCGATCGAGGCCACTGCGCTCGAGGTCGCCGAGGGGCGCTGGACTTCCGAGTTCCCGATCGACGTGTTCCAGACCGGGAGCGGAACCAGCACCAACATGAATGCGAACGAGGTGATCGCGCACCTCGCTTCGCGCACCTCGGGGCTCGAGATCCACCCCAACGATCACGTGAACTTCGGACAATCGAGCAACGACGTGATTCCGACCGCGCTCCACGTCTCCGCGGTTCGCGCCATCGAGCGCGAGCTGCTGCCGGCGCTCGAGCGCCTGCGCGTGGCCCTCGACGAGAAGGCCCGCGCGTGGGACGGCGTCCTCAAGACCGGGCGGACTCACCTGATGGATGCCACACCGATCCGGCTCGGCCAGGAGTTCTCGGGCTACGCGTCTCAGATCGAGCATGGCATCGTGCGGGTGCGGGCGACGCTTCCCGATCTGCGCGAACTCGCGATCGGCGGGACCGCGGTCGGGACCGGCATCAACACGCATCGCGAGTTCGGCTGGCGGATGGCGCGCGAACTGTCGCGCATGGCCGGTACCGAGTTCGAGGAGGCGCGCAACCACTTCGAGGCCCAGGGCGCCCAGGACGGCGCCGCGTGGGCGAGTGGCGCACTGAACAGCGTGGCTGCGAGCCTCATGAAGATTGCGAACGACATCCGGCTCATGAACAGCGGGCCGCGCTGCGGGATCTCCGAGATCACGCTGCCTGCCGTCCAACCCGGCTCGAGCATCATGCCGGGCAAGGTGAACCCGGTGATCTGCGAGGCCGTGATCATGGTCGGCGCCCAGGTCATGGGCAATCACGTCGCGTGCACGGTCGGGGCCCAGTGGGGGCAGCTCGATCTCAACACGATGCTGCCGATGATGGCGCGCAATCTGCTCGAGAGCGTCGAACTGCTGGCACGTTCGTGCGACGTGCTGGCCGAGAAGGCGGTTCGCGACATGGTCGCGAATGTCGAAACCTGCGCCGGTTACATCGAGATCTCGCCGAGTATGGCGACGGCACTGAACCCGCTGATCGGCTACGACCGTGCGGCCGAGATCGCCAAGCGTTCGTTCAAGGAGCGCCGCCCGGTCCGTGAACTCGCCGGCGAGATGACCACACTGACGAAGGACGAGATCACGCACGCACTCGACCCGCGCCGTCAGACCGAGCCGGGACTCGAGATGGGCGGCGGGGCCGGCGGTTGA